One window of the Oceanicaulis sp. genome contains the following:
- the typA gene encoding translational GTPase TypA, translated as MTAPVERIRNIAIVAHVDHGKTTLVDKLLKQSGTLGDRAGEIERVMDSNDLEKERGITILAKNTAVTWGDYAINIVDTPGHADFGGEVERVLSMVDCVLLLVDAVDGPMPQTTFVTKKALALGLKPIVVVNKVDRPGARPDWVVDQTFDLFDRLGADDEQMDFPVVYASALQGWASLDAESRGEDLSPLFQTIVDRVSPPEVDQDAPLQLQVSALDYSSYTGVIGLGRIRRGTLRKNQQVAVVGADGKTRKAKVLQVFGFHGLEKVERDSASAGDIVTFNGVDPLNISDTLCDPEHVEALPPLTVDEPTISMTFQVNDSPFAGREGKFVTSRQIKDRLDRELIHNVALRVVQQDNADKFTVSGRGELHLSVLIETMRREGFELAVGRPQVITKEIDGQVCEPFETLTVDVEEDHQGGVMEKLGARKAELKNMVPDGQGRVRLEYLAPTRGLIGFRSEFLTLTQGSGLMFHAFDHYAPRAAGDVGQRPKGAIISMDTGKALAFALWNIQERGKLFIGHGVEVYEGMIIGVNAREEDMIVNPLKGKKLTNMRASGTDEAVVLVPPIRLTLEYALEFINDDELVEVTPESIRVRKKLLLEHERKKASRAAG; from the coding sequence ATGACCGCTCCGGTCGAGCGCATCCGCAACATCGCCATCGTCGCACACGTCGACCACGGCAAGACGACCCTCGTCGACAAGCTCCTCAAGCAGTCGGGGACGCTGGGCGACCGCGCCGGCGAGATCGAGCGGGTCATGGACTCCAACGATCTGGAAAAAGAGCGCGGCATCACCATCCTCGCCAAGAACACCGCCGTGACCTGGGGCGATTACGCGATCAACATCGTGGACACGCCCGGCCACGCCGATTTCGGCGGCGAGGTGGAGCGCGTGCTCTCGATGGTGGACTGCGTGCTGCTTCTGGTGGACGCGGTGGACGGGCCGATGCCCCAGACCACCTTCGTGACCAAAAAGGCGCTGGCGCTCGGCCTCAAACCGATCGTGGTGGTCAACAAGGTGGACCGTCCCGGCGCACGGCCCGACTGGGTCGTCGATCAGACGTTTGATCTCTTTGACCGGCTCGGCGCAGACGACGAGCAGATGGACTTCCCCGTGGTCTACGCCAGCGCCCTTCAGGGCTGGGCGAGCCTGGACGCGGAAAGCCGGGGCGAAGACCTCAGCCCGCTGTTCCAGACGATCGTCGACCGCGTGAGCCCGCCTGAAGTCGATCAGGACGCGCCGCTCCAGCTGCAGGTCTCCGCGCTGGATTATTCGAGCTATACCGGCGTGATCGGGCTGGGGCGCATCCGCCGCGGCACGCTTAGGAAGAACCAGCAGGTCGCGGTGGTCGGCGCGGACGGCAAGACCCGCAAGGCCAAGGTGCTGCAGGTGTTCGGCTTCCACGGCCTTGAGAAGGTCGAGCGCGACAGCGCGAGCGCGGGCGACATCGTCACCTTCAACGGCGTCGATCCGTTGAACATCTCCGACACGCTGTGCGATCCCGAACATGTCGAGGCGCTGCCGCCGCTCACTGTGGACGAGCCGACGATCTCGATGACCTTCCAGGTGAACGATTCTCCGTTCGCCGGCCGCGAGGGCAAGTTCGTCACCTCCCGTCAGATCAAGGACCGGCTCGATCGCGAGCTGATCCACAACGTCGCCCTGCGCGTGGTCCAGCAGGACAACGCCGACAAGTTCACCGTCTCGGGCCGGGGCGAGCTGCACCTTTCGGTGCTGATCGAGACCATGCGCCGCGAAGGCTTCGAGCTCGCCGTGGGCCGTCCCCAGGTGATCACCAAGGAAATCGACGGCCAGGTCTGCGAGCCCTTCGAAACCCTGACCGTAGACGTCGAGGAAGACCATCAGGGCGGCGTCATGGAAAAGCTCGGCGCGCGCAAGGCTGAGCTCAAGAACATGGTGCCAGACGGGCAGGGCCGGGTGCGTCTGGAATATCTCGCGCCCACGCGCGGGCTGATCGGCTTCCGGTCGGAATTCCTGACCCTGACCCAGGGCTCGGGCCTGATGTTCCACGCCTTCGATCACTACGCCCCGCGTGCGGCCGGCGATGTCGGCCAGCGGCCTAAGGGCGCGATCATCTCCATGGACACCGGCAAGGCGCTCGCCTTCGCACTGTGGAACATCCAGGAGCGCGGCAAGCTGTTCATCGGCCACGGCGTCGAGGTCTATGAAGGCATGATCATCGGCGTGAACGCGCGCGAGGAAGACATGATCGTGAACCCGCTGAAGGGCAAGAAACTCACGAACATGCGCGCCTCTGGCACCGACGAGGCGGTGGTTCTGGTCCCCCCGATCCGCCTGACGCTGGAATACGCTCTGGAGTTCATCAACGACGACGAACTCGTCGAGGTGACCCCCGAGAGCATCCGCGTGCGCAAGAAGCTGCTGCTCGAACACGAACGCAAGAAAGCCAGCCGCGCGGCGGGGTAG
- a CDS encoding alpha/beta fold hydrolase, which yields MLAANLAARFAPERFKRVAGARFVTPRVRKQSDTGRDWLETLTPVDFPAPCGMQRAWTGGDGPLVVFQHGWEADSADLSTIGRAVLGAGFAVALIDGPAHGASTGERAHMLAFAEGLAAAQAALGRPFAVVAHSMGLPATVIAMTRHGLSPQRVVSLGAPDALEANVKFQGRAMGLSDRAIGLMLDAVSHRFAEDARKLSVVADAPSLTVPALICHGRGDTIAPPEAAERMAAAWPGAELALFDDLGHRGVLRDEAVVARVLRFLKG from the coding sequence ATGCTCGCCGCCAATCTCGCCGCCCGGTTCGCGCCGGAGCGGTTCAAACGCGTCGCCGGCGCCCGTTTCGTCACCCCGCGCGTGAGAAAGCAATCGGACACCGGACGGGACTGGCTCGAGACGCTGACGCCCGTCGATTTCCCCGCGCCTTGCGGCATGCAGCGCGCCTGGACGGGCGGTGACGGCCCGCTCGTGGTCTTTCAGCACGGCTGGGAGGCCGACAGCGCCGACCTCAGCACGATCGGTCGGGCGGTGCTCGGAGCGGGCTTCGCCGTCGCATTGATCGACGGGCCCGCCCACGGCGCGAGCACGGGCGAACGCGCACACATGCTCGCCTTCGCTGAAGGCCTCGCCGCGGCTCAGGCCGCGCTGGGCCGGCCGTTCGCGGTGGTCGCCCATTCGATGGGCCTGCCGGCGACCGTCATCGCCATGACCCGGCACGGGCTTTCGCCGCAGCGCGTCGTCTCGCTTGGCGCGCCCGACGCGCTGGAGGCCAACGTCAAATTCCAGGGCCGGGCCATGGGCCTGTCGGACCGGGCGATCGGTCTGATGCTGGACGCGGTCAGCCATCGCTTCGCAGAGGACGCGCGAAAGCTGTCGGTCGTCGCCGACGCGCCCTCGCTCACCGTACCCGCCCTCATCTGCCACGGACGCGGCGACACGATCGCGCCGCCCGAGGCGGCCGAACGCATGGCCGCCGCCTGGCCGGGCGCCGAACTCGCCCTCTTCGACGATCTCGGCCATCGCGGCGTGCTGCGCGACGAGGCGGTGGTGGCGCGGGTGCTGAGGTTTCTGAAGGGGTGA
- a CDS encoding M14 family zinc carboxypeptidase codes for MKKTLARLAAACAAFGLSAAAHAEPTDFFKVDGVRYDPSVATFESGAGYEIGERPVRYDDMLAYLRTLAVASPRIEVETIGYSHERRPILTFTVTSPENHARIDEIRETHLARLRGEAAPDAAPMVLWINFGVHGAESSGMDAAIPLLYHFAAAQGEAVEAKLDDAVMLFTVAFNPDGHTRRIDHTERFWSYADNTDPNDIAHDLWVTARTNHYWFDLNRQWLLLTQPESQAWIRKWHEWKPMVSADYHEMGSDSPFYFHPGEPLRRNPLIPARARELTFEIGRRHAAFLDSESRLYSTQEVFDNFYIGKGSTYPQINGSLGILFEAGAARGGAIQTERGLVEHADNVRTQFRTALTTLEGSLDLRSEITAYQREFFAGNLSRAQRADQQGWVFTAPGDPERARRFVRLLRMHDIEVYENGRDIRADGKVYLAGQSWFVPTAQLQHAMIRGIFDRLTEFEENIFYDVSGWTLPLAYDLDYAPVRAGLFQAAPARLDLADGAFTPAPEPDEAPYAYVFDWGHTYAPRALNRVLGAGVLARGAKEAFNVDTTTGEAALDRGAIVVPLAGQTVGRDEIHQIMRTIAAEDGVTVHAATSGLTPVEGRDLGAWNVFEALEAPKVVLAIDDGLSWYDAGEIWWTLDYRHRMPATLVKKSDLGRLDWSEYTHLLLVGGDADLPERAQETLERWIRGGGTLVAMTDAARWAETAFFEDDGEDAEKGPDDAEDETVRRYDVSEMNVREAEHVIGGAIFEADLDTSHPLGFGYRDRFLPVHRNETFTLRRPEDPYAVPVQYADAPLLTGYASDKRIGEIAGTPAVVTRRLGGGSVILMADNPVFRGTYPGTEKLLMNAIFFSGMIDAARGEYEE; via the coding sequence ATGAAAAAGACCCTCGCCCGCCTCGCTGCGGCTTGCGCCGCCTTCGGCCTGAGCGCCGCCGCGCATGCCGAACCGACTGATTTTTTCAAGGTCGACGGGGTGCGCTACGACCCTTCCGTCGCGACCTTCGAATCGGGCGCAGGCTATGAGATCGGCGAGCGGCCGGTGCGCTATGACGACATGCTCGCCTATCTCAGAACGCTCGCAGTCGCCTCGCCGCGCATCGAGGTGGAGACGATCGGCTATTCCCACGAGCGGCGTCCGATTCTGACCTTCACGGTCACGAGCCCCGAGAACCACGCCCGGATCGACGAGATCCGGGAGACCCATCTGGCGCGCCTGCGCGGCGAGGCCGCGCCGGACGCGGCCCCGATGGTGCTGTGGATCAATTTCGGCGTCCACGGCGCGGAGAGCTCGGGCATGGATGCGGCGATCCCGCTGCTCTATCACTTCGCCGCCGCCCAGGGCGAAGCGGTCGAGGCCAAGCTCGACGACGCGGTGATGCTCTTCACCGTCGCGTTCAATCCGGACGGCCACACCCGCCGGATCGACCATACCGAGCGCTTCTGGTCCTACGCCGACAACACCGATCCCAACGACATCGCCCACGATCTGTGGGTCACCGCGCGGACGAACCACTACTGGTTCGACCTCAACCGGCAGTGGCTGCTGCTGACCCAGCCTGAATCCCAAGCCTGGATCCGCAAATGGCATGAATGGAAGCCGATGGTTTCGGCGGACTATCACGAGATGGGATCCGACAGCCCGTTCTACTTCCATCCCGGCGAGCCGCTGCGCCGCAATCCGCTGATTCCCGCGCGCGCCCGCGAGCTGACCTTCGAGATCGGCCGCCGGCATGCGGCCTTCCTGGATTCCGAATCCCGGCTCTATTCCACCCAGGAAGTGTTCGACAATTTCTACATCGGCAAAGGCTCGACCTACCCGCAGATCAACGGCTCGCTCGGCATCCTGTTCGAAGCCGGCGCGGCGCGCGGCGGTGCGATCCAGACCGAACGGGGCCTCGTCGAGCACGCCGACAATGTGCGCACCCAGTTTCGCACCGCGCTGACCACGCTTGAAGGCTCGCTCGACCTGCGCAGCGAGATCACCGCCTATCAGCGCGAGTTCTTCGCCGGCAATCTCTCCCGGGCCCAGCGCGCCGACCAGCAGGGCTGGGTCTTCACCGCGCCCGGCGATCCCGAACGCGCGCGCCGCTTCGTCCGGCTTCTGCGCATGCACGACATCGAGGTTTACGAAAACGGCCGCGACATTCGCGCGGACGGCAAGGTCTATCTCGCCGGTCAAAGCTGGTTCGTGCCCACGGCCCAGCTGCAGCACGCCATGATCCGCGGGATCTTCGACCGGCTGACCGAGTTCGAGGAGAACATCTTCTACGACGTCTCGGGCTGGACCCTGCCGCTCGCCTATGACCTCGATTACGCGCCGGTGCGTGCGGGCCTGTTCCAGGCCGCTCCGGCCCGGCTCGATCTCGCCGACGGCGCTTTCACGCCTGCGCCCGAGCCTGACGAGGCGCCCTACGCCTATGTCTTCGACTGGGGCCACACCTATGCGCCGCGCGCGCTGAACCGCGTGCTCGGCGCCGGCGTTCTGGCCCGCGGCGCGAAGGAAGCCTTCAACGTGGACACGACCACGGGCGAAGCCGCGCTCGACCGCGGCGCGATCGTCGTCCCCCTCGCTGGCCAGACGGTCGGACGCGACGAGATCCACCAGATCATGCGCACGATCGCGGCCGAGGACGGCGTGACGGTTCATGCGGCGACCTCGGGCCTCACCCCGGTCGAGGGGCGCGATCTGGGCGCCTGGAACGTGTTCGAGGCGCTGGAAGCGCCGAAGGTCGTGCTCGCCATCGACGACGGGCTGAGCTGGTATGACGCCGGCGAGATCTGGTGGACGCTGGACTATCGCCACCGCATGCCCGCCACGCTGGTGAAGAAATCCGATCTCGGCCGGCTGGACTGGAGCGAATACACCCACCTCCTCCTGGTCGGCGGCGACGCCGACCTGCCCGAGCGCGCCCAGGAGACGCTCGAACGCTGGATCCGCGGCGGCGGCACGCTTGTCGCCATGACCGACGCCGCGCGCTGGGCCGAAACCGCCTTCTTCGAGGACGACGGCGAAGACGCCGAGAAAGGGCCTGACGACGCCGAGGACGAGACCGTGCGGCGCTACGACGTCTCCGAAATGAACGTCCGCGAAGCCGAGCACGTGATCGGCGGGGCGATCTTCGAGGCCGATCTCGACACCTCCCACCCGCTGGGCTTCGGCTATCGCGACCGCTTCCTGCCGGTGCATCGCAACGAGACCTTCACGCTGCGCCGTCCCGAAGACCCCTATGCGGTTCCCGTGCAGTACGCCGACGCGCCGCTTCTGACCGGTTATGCCTCCGACAAGCGAATCGGCGAGATCGCCGGAACGCCCGCGGTCGTCACACGCAGGCTGGGCGGCGGATCGGTGATCCTGATGGCCGACAATCCCGTGTTCCGCGGGACTTATCCGGGCACCGAGAAGCTTCTGATGAACGCGATCTTCTTCTCCGGGATGATCGACGCGGCGCGGGGCGAGTACGAGGAATAG
- a CDS encoding crotonase/enoyl-CoA hydratase family protein: protein MTIDLQTRGPVRIVTINRPDRRNAVDRATAHALAEVFRQFDNDPDVSVAVLTGAGGQFCAGADLKAISEGDPNRVELDGDGPMGPTRMRLSKPVIAAVEGHAVAGGLELAVWCDLRVMASDAVFGVYCRRFGVPLIDGGTVRLPRLIGQSRAMDMILTGRPVHAAEALSWGLANRVSEPGQALETAIELAEQIAAFPQACLRNDRASVYDAQALSDPDALINETRRGMDTLASGETLAGATRFRDGEGRGGKF from the coding sequence ATGACGATCGATCTTCAGACCCGCGGCCCGGTGCGCATCGTCACGATCAACCGGCCCGACCGCCGCAACGCGGTCGATCGGGCGACCGCTCACGCCCTCGCCGAGGTGTTCCGCCAGTTCGACAACGATCCGGACGTGTCCGTCGCCGTTCTGACCGGCGCGGGCGGTCAGTTCTGCGCGGGCGCGGATCTCAAGGCGATCTCCGAAGGCGATCCCAACCGGGTCGAGCTCGACGGCGACGGTCCGATGGGACCCACGCGCATGCGGCTGTCCAAGCCCGTCATCGCCGCGGTGGAAGGCCACGCGGTCGCCGGCGGGCTTGAGCTGGCGGTCTGGTGCGATCTCAGGGTCATGGCGTCCGACGCGGTGTTCGGCGTGTACTGCCGGCGCTTCGGCGTGCCCCTGATCGACGGCGGCACGGTGCGCCTGCCCCGCCTGATCGGGCAGAGCCGCGCGATGGACATGATCCTGACAGGCCGGCCGGTCCACGCCGCCGAAGCGCTGAGCTGGGGGCTTGCAAACCGGGTGAGTGAGCCTGGGCAAGCGCTTGAAACAGCGATTGAACTGGCAGAACAGATCGCGGCGTTTCCGCAAGCCTGCCTCAGAAACGATCGCGCGAGCGTCTACGACGCGCAGGCGCTTTCAGACCCCGACGCGCTGATCAACGAGACCCGCCGCGGGATGGACACGCTTGCGAGCGGTGAAACCCTCGCGGGCGCGACCCGCTTCAGGGACGGCGAAGGTCGCGGGGGAAAGTTCTAG
- a CDS encoding DUF547 domain-containing protein, with product MIRLAAFAPFLFAVALVASPAAAQDLHAPWDAILAEHLVESPDGVNRFDYDALRSDAEDRAALEAYIGVLEAARPSEMRADEAFAYWANLYNAVTVKLIVDEAPERSIRQIRPHLFAIGPWGVERVTVEGEALSLDDIEHEIMRPSFEAAMVHYAVNCASIGCPNLKPTAWRAETLDADLDAAARAYVNHPRGVTPVENGVEVSRIYRWFRKDFGDSEEGVIAHLLRFAEPELAAHIRAHPDIRGHGYDWSLNKAD from the coding sequence ATGATCCGCCTCGCCGCTTTCGCACCTTTCCTCTTCGCCGTCGCGCTGGTCGCCTCGCCGGCTGCCGCACAGGATCTCCATGCGCCTTGGGACGCCATCCTCGCCGAGCATCTCGTCGAGAGCCCGGACGGGGTGAACCGGTTCGACTACGACGCCCTGCGCTCCGACGCCGAAGACCGGGCCGCGCTCGAGGCCTATATCGGCGTATTGGAGGCGGCTCGGCCATCCGAGATGAGAGCCGACGAAGCCTTCGCCTACTGGGCCAATCTCTATAACGCAGTCACAGTGAAGCTGATCGTCGACGAAGCGCCCGAGCGCTCGATCCGGCAGATCCGGCCGCACCTGTTCGCGATCGGACCCTGGGGCGTGGAGCGGGTCACTGTGGAGGGCGAGGCGCTGTCGCTCGACGATATCGAGCACGAGATCATGCGCCCGAGCTTCGAAGCGGCGATGGTGCATTACGCGGTCAATTGCGCCTCGATCGGTTGTCCCAACCTCAAACCGACCGCCTGGCGCGCCGAAACTCTCGATGCTGATCTGGATGCGGCGGCGCGCGCCTATGTGAACCATCCGCGCGGAGTGACCCCCGTTGAGAACGGAGTTGAGGTATCGCGCATATACCGCTGGTTTCGCAAGGATTTCGGTGACAGCGAAGAGGGCGTGATCGCGCATCTTCTTCGCTTCGCCGAGCCAGAGCTCGCCGCCCATATTCGCGCCCATCCCGACATTCGCGGGCATGGGTACGACTGGTCCTTGAATAAGGCGGATTAA
- a CDS encoding alpha/beta hydrolase: MSRLPDPIRETIALPGGEMALLRWPNAGAPRLVFAHANGFCAMAAAPMLARLANRFDIVAPDLRGHGRTALPADPATHRSWKVYADDLLLLNAALDRPAAFLAGHSMGATSSLLAASRMDDPPPLALVEPVILPPPLYLAARTPAWGLFKRSMSIAKAARKRSRAWPDRAAVRTRYKAKPNFARWDDAALDGYLEDGLAETADGVALSCSPEWEAANYEAQGHDPFAAARRIGERARAFRAEHGSTLIGAGALRRRGVRIDAQAGIGHLAVMEDPARVADWIASVWDETR; the protein is encoded by the coding sequence ATGTCACGCCTTCCAGACCCGATCCGCGAGACGATCGCGCTGCCCGGCGGCGAGATGGCGCTGCTGCGCTGGCCGAACGCTGGCGCGCCGCGCCTTGTGTTCGCGCACGCCAACGGGTTTTGCGCCATGGCTGCTGCGCCCATGCTCGCCCGGCTGGCGAACAGGTTCGACATCGTCGCGCCCGACCTCAGAGGCCATGGCCGCACAGCCCTGCCCGCCGATCCGGCGACCCATCGCAGCTGGAAAGTCTATGCGGACGATCTTTTGTTGCTGAACGCCGCGCTCGACCGGCCGGCGGCCTTCCTGGCGGGCCATTCCATGGGCGCGACGAGCAGTCTTCTGGCCGCCAGCCGGATGGACGACCCGCCCCCGCTCGCCCTTGTCGAACCGGTGATCCTGCCCCCGCCGCTCTATCTCGCCGCGCGCACGCCCGCCTGGGGCCTCTTCAAGCGCTCGATGAGCATCGCCAAGGCCGCCCGCAAGCGCTCGCGCGCCTGGCCGGACAGGGCGGCGGTGCGCACGCGATATAAGGCGAAACCGAACTTCGCGCGCTGGGACGACGCGGCGCTGGACGGTTATCTCGAAGACGGGCTCGCCGAGACCGCAGACGGGGTCGCGCTGTCCTGTTCGCCGGAGTGGGAGGCGGCCAATTACGAGGCGCAGGGACATGATCCCTTCGCCGCAGCCCGGCGCATCGGCGAGCGGGCGCGTGCTTTCAGGGCCGAGCACGGCTCCACGCTCATCGGCGCGGGTGCGCTTCGCCGCCGCGGTGTCCGGATCGACGCGCAGGCCGGGATCGGCCACCTTGCGGTGATGGAGGATCCGGCGCGCGTGGCGGACTGGATCGCATCTGTATGGGACGAGACGCGATGA
- the mltF gene encoding membrane-bound lytic murein transglycosylase MltF, with the protein MKLIAFASAAGLVAACGGGGEDGAVTGEDARELSATGLAAIQERGELVVLTTRGPTTYQENPEGEPVGYEVDLTRALAEDLGVEVRFVVYEDLSGVLDGIAEGEGDIAAAGITRSEARIPEYPFGPAYKTVTEHVVTRRGGLEINSVEGLSGADLAVVAGSSYVESLEEIAEEVAGLDWRAVEAPSAFPLLEEVQSEALDATISDSDLLAHARLEFPELLSPVNLTEDDRSHAWILAPESGDLQDALDTWFTRAHDEGLLEDLDEKWYGHTTEAFDYVDVRRFIRRIEERLPRYQDAFKEAAAEHGLDWRWLAAQGYQESHWDPDAKSPTGVRGLMMLTLPTAGELGVEDRTDPFQSIEGGALYMARLLDRIPEGVEGQDRLFKAMAAYNVGLGHVRDARRLAVSQGLNEDEWTDVRRTLPLLSEPEYYKDLPYGYARGGEPVHYVRNIRRYKALLDLHLPPEPGEPLVDFDEANGEDVEEAETDAGAEDAAADAEETPGEG; encoded by the coding sequence ATGAAATTGATCGCCTTTGCGAGCGCCGCCGGCCTTGTCGCCGCGTGCGGCGGCGGGGGCGAGGACGGCGCCGTCACCGGTGAGGATGCGCGCGAGCTGTCCGCCACCGGACTTGCGGCGATCCAGGAGCGCGGCGAGCTCGTGGTGCTGACGACGCGTGGGCCGACGACCTATCAGGAAAACCCCGAAGGCGAGCCGGTCGGCTATGAAGTCGACCTCACCCGCGCACTGGCCGAGGATCTCGGCGTCGAGGTCCGCTTCGTCGTCTACGAGGACCTGTCCGGCGTGCTCGACGGCATCGCCGAGGGCGAGGGCGACATCGCGGCTGCAGGCATTACGCGCAGCGAAGCGCGGATTCCGGAATATCCGTTCGGGCCGGCCTACAAGACCGTGACCGAACATGTCGTCACGCGCCGCGGCGGGCTGGAGATCAATAGCGTCGAGGGGCTGTCCGGCGCCGATCTCGCGGTGGTCGCGGGATCCAGCTATGTGGAGTCGCTCGAAGAGATCGCTGAAGAGGTCGCTGGTCTCGACTGGCGCGCGGTCGAGGCGCCTTCGGCCTTTCCGCTCCTGGAAGAGGTGCAGTCCGAAGCGCTCGATGCGACGATCTCGGACTCAGACCTTCTGGCCCATGCCCGTCTCGAATTTCCCGAGCTGCTGTCACCGGTGAACCTGACAGAGGACGATCGCAGCCACGCCTGGATTCTCGCGCCCGAGAGCGGCGATCTTCAGGACGCGCTCGATACCTGGTTCACGCGCGCCCACGACGAGGGCCTGCTCGAGGACCTCGACGAGAAATGGTACGGCCACACCACCGAGGCCTTCGACTATGTCGACGTGCGCCGCTTTATCCGCCGGATCGAGGAGCGCCTGCCGCGTTATCAGGACGCCTTCAAGGAGGCCGCCGCCGAGCATGGCCTGGACTGGCGCTGGCTCGCCGCGCAGGGCTATCAGGAATCCCATTGGGATCCAGACGCCAAGAGCCCGACCGGCGTGCGCGGCCTGATGATGCTCACCCTGCCGACCGCGGGAGAGCTGGGCGTCGAGGACCGGACCGATCCGTTCCAGTCAATCGAAGGCGGTGCGCTCTACATGGCGCGTCTGCTCGATCGGATCCCCGAAGGCGTCGAGGGCCAGGACCGGCTGTTCAAGGCGATGGCGGCCTACAATGTCGGTCTGGGCCATGTACGCGACGCGCGCCGGCTCGCGGTTTCACAGGGCCTCAATGAGGACGAATGGACGGACGTGCGCCGCACGCTGCCGCTGCTGTCCGAGCCCGAATACTACAAGGACCTGCCATACGGGTACGCCCGCGGCGGCGAGCCGGTGCACTATGTTCGCAATATCCGCCGCTACAAGGCGCTGCTCGACCTTCACCTGCCGCCCGAACCCGGCGAGCCGCTGGTCGATTTCGACGAAGCGAACGGCGAAGACGTTGAAGAGGCCGAGACGGACGCCGGCGCTGAAGACGCTGCCGCCGACGCCGAAGAGACGCCCGGCGAAGGCTGA
- the rpmF gene encoding 50S ribosomal protein L32 — MAVPKRKTTPSKRGMRRSHHALNNPAYVEDKDTGELRRPHHVDLKTGMYRGKQILDVSED, encoded by the coding sequence ATGGCGGTCCCTAAGCGTAAGACCACCCCGTCCAAGCGCGGCATGCGCCGGTCGCACCACGCGCTGAACAACCCGGCCTATGTCGAGGACAAGGACACCGGCGAGCTGCGCCGTCCGCACCATGTCGATCTGAAGACCGGCATGTATCGCGGCAAGCAGATCCTGGACGTCAGCGAAGACTAA
- a CDS encoding TetR/AcrR family transcriptional regulator → MRTAETTRTRVLNTALDALPDHGFGGLSVGRLASLTGMSKSGLIARFGDVERLQIALVDHAAERFSASVIKPAFSASAKTPARLRALASAWLDWLDARRPCPLMQAAFESCALAGTAGEYARAVRARFQPFVAGLARPALGERAEAFAFSFEAIGLAAGLAALTGAEEGRARAEAEYDQVFSRYGL, encoded by the coding sequence ATGAGAACCGCCGAGACCACCCGCACCCGCGTGCTCAACACTGCGCTGGACGCCCTGCCCGATCACGGATTCGGCGGGCTCAGCGTAGGCCGGCTCGCCAGCCTTACCGGGATGTCGAAGAGCGGGCTTATCGCCCGGTTCGGCGATGTCGAACGCCTACAGATCGCACTGGTCGACCACGCTGCGGAGCGATTTTCCGCCTCGGTGATCAAGCCTGCCTTCTCCGCGAGCGCCAAAACGCCCGCCCGTTTGCGCGCCCTCGCCAGCGCCTGGCTCGACTGGCTGGACGCCCGCCGCCCCTGCCCGCTCATGCAGGCTGCGTTCGAATCCTGCGCGCTCGCTGGGACCGCCGGCGAATACGCCCGCGCCGTCCGCGCGCGGTTTCAGCCCTTCGTCGCCGGGCTCGCCCGGCCCGCGCTAGGGGAGCGCGCCGAAGCCTTCGCGTTTTCCTTTGAAGCGATCGGGCTCGCCGCGGGGCTCGCCGCGTTGACGGGCGCAGAAGAAGGCCGGGCCCGCGCCGAGGCCGAATACGACCAAGTTTTCAGCCGTTACGGACTTTGA